A section of the Citrus sinensis cultivar Valencia sweet orange chromosome 8, DVS_A1.0, whole genome shotgun sequence genome encodes:
- the LOC102615348 gene encoding scopoletin glucosyltransferase-like → MGSKIPQLHVFFFPFMAHGHMIPIVDMAKLFATRGVKASVITTPANAPYVSKSVERANELGIELDVKTIKFPSVEAGLPDGCENLDAITNEVNKELIVKFLGATTKLQEPLEQLLRDHKPDCLVADIFFPWATDAAAKFGIPRLVFHGTSFFSLCASNCLRLYEPHKKVSSDSEPFVMPHFPGEIKLTRNQLPDFVKQDMGDNDLSRLLKATNESESRSYGVAVNSFYELEPAYADHYRKALGRRAWHIGPVSLCNRNFEDKALRGKQASIDELECLKWLNSKQPNSVVYICFGSLANFTSAQLMEIATGLEASGRNFIWVVRKNKNDGGEGGKEDWLPEGFEKRMEGKGLIIRGWAPQVLILDHEAVGGFVTHCGWNSTIEAVAAGVPLVTWPVSAEQFYNEKMVNEVLKIGVGVGIQKWCRIVGDFVKREKIEKAVNEIMVGDRAEEMRSRAKALGKMAKRAVENGGSSYSDLSALIEELRLSRHQSS, encoded by the coding sequence ATGGGCAGTAAAATCCCTCAGCTTCAcgtttttttctttccattcATGGCTCACGGCCACATGATTCCAATTGTGGACATGGCGAAGTTGTTTGCAACTCGTGGGGTGAAAGCAAGTGTCATTACAACTCCAGCCAATGCGCCTTACGTCTCCAAATCAGTAGAAAGAGCCAATGAATTGGGCATCGAATTGGATGTGAAGACCATCAAGTTCCCTTCTGTGGAGGCCGGTTTGCCAGACGGATGTGAAAATCTTGACGCAATCACAAATGAAGTGAACAAGGAATTGATTGTCAAGTTTTTGGGGGCCACAACGAAGCTCCAAGAACCTCTTGAGCAGCTGTTGCGAGATCATAAACCAGATTGTTTGGTAGCCGACATATTCTTCCCTTGGGCCACTGACGCTGCTGCCAAGTTTGGTATTCCCAGGCTGGTGTTTCACGGCActagtttcttttctttgtgtgCATCAAATTGCCTGAGGCTATATGAGCCACACAAGAAGGTTTCATCGGATTCAGAGCCATTTGTGATGCCTCATTTTCCGGGTGAGATCAAGCTGACGAGAAACCAATTGCCAGATTTTGTAAAACAGGATATGGGAGATAATGACTTGAGCAGGTTGTTGAAAGCAACTAACGAGTCAGAGTCGAGGAGCTATGGTGTTGCCGTGAACAGCTTTTATGAGCTGGAGCCTGCTTATGCTGACCATTACAGGAAGGCTTTGGGAAGGAGGGCATGGCATATTGGCCCTGTTTCCTTATGCAATAGGAATTTTGAAGATAAAGCTTTGAGGGGAAAGCAAGCCTCTATTGATGAACTGGAGTGCTTGAAGTGGTTGAATTCAAAGCAACCCAATTCTGTTGTTTACATTTGCTTTGGAAGCCTGGCCAACTTTACTTCTGCTCAGCTAATGGAGATTGCAACGGGCCTGGAAGCTTCAGGGAGAAATTTCATTTGGGTTGTGAGGAAAAACAAGAATGATGGCGGTGAAGGAGGAAAGGAAGATTGGTTGCCTGAAGGATTTGAGAAGAGAATGGAGGGAAAAGGGCTAATCATTAGAGGATGGGCGCCACAGGTTTTGATACTTGATCACGAAGCTGTTGGAGGATTTGTGACCCATTGCGGATGGAATTCAACTATTGAAGCGGTGGCTGCTGGGGTACCTCTGGTGACATGGCCCGTCTCTGCGGAGCAATTTTACAATGAAAAGATGGTGAATGAAGTTCTGAAGATTGGCGTTGGTGTTGGAATCCAGAAATGGTGTAGAATTGTGGGGGATTTtgtgaagagagagaaaatagaaaaggCAGTGAATGAGATAATGGTGGGTGATAGGGCAGAAGAAATGAGGAGCAGAGCCAAGGCTTTGGGGAAGATGGCAAAAAGGGCTGTTGAAAATGGAGGTTCATCGTACTCTGATTTGAGTGCTCTTATTGAGGAGTTGCGTTTAAGTCGCCATCAAAGCAGCTAA